In a genomic window of Weissella tructae:
- a CDS encoding N-acetylmuramoyl-L-alanine amidase → MIGLAIWLTMFLLYKQQVTVQVNQVPIRDARGYQAKKLGTLEQGEHLQILKRQDNWYEVRREDESTGWVASWLVERKLPLDEITPLSEMTIVVDAGHGGSDPGSLANNGSEEKQYTLETAQKMQSQLESRGANVVMTRSGDTDVTLEEIASLPKKAAADLFVSIHFDAVKKNQARGFTTFYYHDDGSIAFGEAINNELAKRVPEKMPNRGNDFGDYYVLRKNTVPAVLIEGGYIDSDKDFSYIKDGNYQNKLAKSVVAGIDQYNVEKNG, encoded by the coding sequence ATGATTGGCTTAGCAATTTGGTTGACCATGTTCTTACTATATAAACAACAAGTAACGGTTCAAGTGAATCAAGTGCCAATTCGAGATGCACGTGGCTATCAAGCTAAGAAACTTGGGACTTTAGAACAAGGTGAACATTTACAGATTTTGAAAAGACAAGATAATTGGTATGAGGTGCGTCGTGAAGACGAATCAACAGGATGGGTAGCAAGTTGGTTAGTAGAACGCAAGCTACCGCTAGATGAAATTACGCCACTATCTGAAATGACCATTGTGGTTGATGCTGGACACGGGGGAAGTGATCCGGGGTCATTGGCTAATAATGGTTCTGAAGAAAAGCAATACACACTAGAGACGGCACAAAAGATGCAAAGCCAGTTAGAAAGTCGTGGGGCAAACGTAGTTATGACACGCAGTGGAGATACTGATGTGACGTTAGAAGAGATTGCTAGCCTACCGAAGAAAGCAGCTGCAGACTTATTTGTATCCATTCATTTTGACGCCGTAAAGAAGAATCAAGCGCGTGGATTTACAACATTTTATTACCATGACGATGGTTCTATTGCATTTGGTGAGGCGATTAATAATGAACTAGCCAAACGTGTGCCAGAAAAGATGCCGAATCGTGGTAATGACTTTGGGGATTATTATGTGTTACGTAAGAATACAGTCCCCGCTGTCTTAATTGAAGGTGGTTATATTGATTCAGATAAAGACTTTAGTTACATTAAAGACGGAAATTATCAAAACAAACTAGCAAAGAGTGTGGTTGCTGGAATT